Below is a window of Xiphophorus maculatus strain JP 163 A chromosome 19, X_maculatus-5.0-male, whole genome shotgun sequence DNA.
AatagtggggtgactattgttaactgcaaacatgcaggcCTGACCTGGTGGGTCAAACCACCAGGTCGCTataaagctaattttctattagcagctttacaaaggtcagtcaaacctctcactgcagagcagaagaggacagaggctgatttttaaacctttgctgacgaagataagattaggggataagatcagcttcacataaGTATCAGCTGATcacgatctcccaaaattaaggaaatcggcgcccagaaatcaactggtcgataaatcagttggccaataaatgtaatttatattatacatgtatataatgtaaacacctctccttgggctgccaccttattgtggtggaggggtttgagtgccccaatgatcctaggagctatgctgtctggggcttcatgcccctggtagggtcacccaaggcagacaggtcctaggtgagggaccagacaaagcgcagcccgaagaccccaatgatgagtaaaaacattggacttggcgttccctcgcccggactcgggtcaccggggccccactctggagcgaGGCCTGGAGGGGGTGCACAacggcgagcgtctggtggccgggcttttacccatggagcccagCTGGGCTTAGcctgaagaggaaacatgggtcccccctcccatgggcccaccacctgtgagaggggccaaaggggtcgggagCATTGTGAGATGGGTGGCTGTCGAGGGAGgagaccctggcggtccgatcctcggctgcagaagctggctcttgggacgtggaatgtcacctctctggtggggaaggagctggagctagtgtgtgaggttgagaggttccggctagaaatggTCGGTCTCACCTTGAcacatggctctggttctggaaccagtctccttgagaggggctggacatacatccactctggagttgcccacggtgagaggcgtcgggcaggagtggacatacttgttgctccccatctcggcgcctgtacgttggggtttaccccggtgattgagagggtagcctccctccacctacgggtggggggacgggtcctgactgtcgtttgtgcttatgGTCCGAACggcagttcagattacccacccttcttggagtccctagagggggtactggagagtgcccctccaGGTGACTCCCTTGGGAGGGCTCATctgagctgtggccgcaaggttgtcggtgcctgttgTGGCAGCAACCCTCGAACCCATTGgtagagagctgagccaaaaagcgaagctctctgTGGTGTATTTACCCCTGTGATTTCCTGAGTTGGTACAGTCCTTGTATTCTGTGACTTGCAAGCTCTCTCTGTGTAGTTACCAGAAGGATAGCACAACAATAAAGAGATACGAAATATAGTCCGAGGCTCCTCTGTTCATTAAGACATTACACTCTCGATTTAcgggtcgatctacgttcccaccctcatctatggtcgtgagctttgggtcatgaccgaaggaacgagatcgcggatacaagcggccgaaatgggttttctccgtagggtgtctccgtagagacagggtgagaaactcagtcatccgggagggactccaagtagagccactgctccttcacatccagaggagccagttgaggtggctcgggcatctggtcaggatgcctcctggacgcctccctggtgaggtgttccgggcacatCCCACCGGGACAAGGCCCCGgtgaagacccaggacacgctggagggactatgtctctcggctggcctgggaacgcctcgggattcccccggaagagctggaagaagtggccggggagagggaagtctgggcctcccttctgaagctgctacccccgcgacccgacctcggataagcggaagatggatggatggatggataatgtaaacagcactgccagagatgcaataagttaatagcaggtgtgtgaatgatctaatgatcgGACTGCTGATTacagccagtccacattgttagcagaactagagggcgccaaaaccaaattttgcttagggccccatggaggcttggacCGGCCCTGGCCATTATCACAGTTTGTGTCAGATTGCTTGGAGGTCACAGAGTCAAACACTGATTGGGGCGTTTAAAGCCAAACTCCACTGCAACCTGAATGTTATATGCTCTACTTTGAAATCTGTCTGTATTGCGAAGCTTTGTGCTTTTGGTGGTTTTCTATCACGAAATGGTGTAAACGTTTTCGTGATATTAACGCGTCATACCTGCAATGGCAACTGAGTTAATTTTCTCTAATCTAGTTTTAATTCTACTGTGAGGAAATTTGGTCACATGATTCAAATTAATGTTATCCACCAGCTGGGATTTGGTTACAGAAAAGTTGAATGGACCAGGGGTCATAATTTGTGGTAATTTATTAATCAACTGGCTCAAGTAAATAAAACGTGTAATACAGTTTTCATATACTATAGGGTTTGGTTAAATCGtgttaaattttaacttttttttttctcatttgtgtaggataatttgtgaaaatactAAGCTGCAACCAAAAATAAAGAGTATGCTGTGATATTTGAAGCACAATCctacaaaattaattttttaccaGTATGAATTGGCAGAGGCTAATCAAGATGGAGATGCTCTGTTCTTGTGCCTTTTGTGATGtcattgtctttaaaaaaaacatacaaagtatAATCAGCagcttttttcctttaaaaactgGCAGCATTTTGTGAAATCCTGTCATGGAAATCCATACTTCATTattcagatgtgtttttattatgagtGTAAATTTGTCAatgaacaaaatctaaaataatggTTGGGTCTAAGCACAACATAGCGTAACATCTAGATCTACTGTCATATATTGTGACTACATaacaggtgtgtgtgtatatatatatatatgtatagttTTATCTCAGTGGTGTGAGAATAAAGCAGTCGATTTGTCGGTGTGACTCAAGTAGCACACCACtaaatcttaaagaaaaaaaaaaagggtgcaCAGGGATCCAGTGAAGAATAAACGGGTACGAAAGTGGTGGGTGAAAAACAGGCGATGCAAAGTTAATTTCACTTTCAGAGAAACTGCTCACGCTGCAGTGAGACTGCCTCACAGGGGGGGCCCTCTGCATCGGTTTGATTTGTCAGGATTAGTTTGTGCCGGACCGAACCAATTCATCTGACATGAAATCAAGTCAGATGAAAGCTTTGAGCTTTCTGCCGGATTTAGACGGAGGGGAGGGAAATAGGTTTGTAATCCCGCACAGCTGAGGCAAGGCGGGCCGCTTCCATGGAGCTGCCTTCTGAatattgtgtgtgtgaaacGTTGACGGAAAAAATCAGGCTGTAAAACACAAGCGCCACACAAATGGGTGGTCATCACTAATTAGTCTCTTCTGGTTTAATAATGATCCAGATTAGAGGCGGtcagtttttattcatcttcCACTTGGTGCGTTCTGTGACTCCACACAAGAGTCCGGCGGGGCGAGGAAAGGGTTAATGCTGAGGGGAGTTTGAGTTGTGCTGACATCAGCATTTCTTAGGAGATGCTTTGTCTCTGCGCATTCGGCGGCAATCTGTACGAGGTTGCTCATCTTCATGCGTTATCGTCGGTGTGTAAAGTCAGACCTGACACACATCGTGGTAACATCTCGTCATTGTTTGCATCCAGTCTAAATAtaccttctctctctctctctactcgTACACAAGCAGCTTCGCCCAACTGTGTGCCAGCCTCTGTCTTTATGTGGCCCAGGCAAGGGAAATCAATTGACTGGCTATAAATTATGTAGGTCAATGTGAAGCGGTGTGAGAGAGCAGCTGAGTGTTTCTCTTCGGCTGAACTGGCATGGCTCCAGTCCAGTCTCTCAAACCGTCCTGCTGTGACTGTGCCATAGTGCAGACGCTTGctcttttttgtgatttatttttttaaataccatttGGCACATGCTGCATGCACCCGAGTTGCCTGCCCGAAGGGACAGTCCTGGATTTTTTAAGTGAGGTTCTGTTAAAAGGCTATAGAAGAACAGCTAgaatccaaaaagaaaaatcctgaaATTCTGTAATGgcttttcagttttgttgtgCCAACACCAGAATATCACTTTGGATAGTTTGTAGAGGCACTCCTGACTGTTTGGTTCTAGAAACAGTATAACGGTTAGTACAAAAGGGGTCAAAACCAAAGTGGACTTCTGCCGTCTCAAAACATCATGCGAGTTTTGAACCTTTTAACAGTTGTCATATTTGGATTGGgcttttatttactaaaaagtCCATGATTATTTACACATGTAAGGGAAGCAGGAAGCAGTGAAACACCAgtgatcttcctgtgtgaaacatggACATGAAAAGCATTTGTCAAAACAAATGTATGGTGCTTGCACATATTGTATGCCAAGCATTTTTCTATATAAaggtttctttaaagaaaaacacgaGTCACGGGTGACCAGCCTACACATGCTAGTTGTTTGCCTTTCCAAGGCTAAACAATGCTAGCCACATAGCAACAAGGTATTTCAGCTTTCAAgctgcatttttaattcaactaTATgtaatctacaaaaaaaatttgcaaattgttatattttccacaaataactGACTGcctttttatagaaaaatgcGGGAATAGATGACTATTGAACCGCAAATGGGCAGGAGTTCACCGTATATCAAAGTATatcaatgtttaaaaacataaaggtttcaaaactgttaaaacttTGTACCACAGCCTGATTAATTATCGGCAGGTAAAAGTGATATTTTCCACAATAAGCAGCATGcctaaaaaatgtcaaattttagtAGCACTTATTTTTGTTGAAGCCTGtgcatcaaaatcaaaataatgaataaatgttctAACATTATAATAACTGTAATAGTTATTAATatataatgtaataatttaagcTACTGGAATAATTCTTCTGTTTTAGAATGAAAGCAgtcataaattttattttgaaatatttgtttatacATTGATACCAGGAATCTGTGTTAAGTTCTCAACTATCCCTTTTAACAGATGCAATTCTTGCAATAAGTTGATATGATTTCTTTTAGTAACTCTAACAGTATTGACTAAAGGACTCCTAAATGAACTCTACATGATCCAAAAAACCCCAACCCTTCTTTGGTAAATAACCAAATGCTATGTTCCATTTTCTTTGTgccaaaattatttagattcAGTGCTTTAGCctttgtttgtggttgtacaTCTGCCTGTTGTAACACAAAGCAGTCCAATTCGGCACCGCCACAAATTGCAGCCTAGTAAAAGACCGCAGAGCTGAATCACTACCACCTCTGTCAAAACTGGTCgtaaaagttcatttatttactgCCATTTTGCTGCACTGGATTACAGTAAACTGATCATAGGACGTGGTTTTATTCTGTTGTCAACTTGCAACTTACAAAATGAGCAACATGTCGGGATGTTTCTTCTGAGGCTTCTTTTTGACGATTGTGAAACGGTTAAATTGTTTGGTTtgaagaaacaaagcaaaagaaaaaaactgtgttCTTTGTGTAGGATTAGATGCTTGCAAACTTGAAATCGAGCATCTGTTTTGGCCAGATTAGTCCCAGCTGacttattaaaattttttacagGTTCCCTGTAACTGATCTGTTACCAAGTTGGATATGGGGAAAATGGCTCACCCCTCAGGGTGGCACCGTCTATTGGGCAGCATGGCCGCTAAAGTTTGCCCTCCAAGCAAATTCCCTATTACTTTTGTGCAAGATTACACTGTGGTTAATGGGAGGTACTGTGTCACGCTAATATCAATGAAGTGCGAATACAATTTCCTCATCACATTTCCAGTTGTTTTCATCCTGCAACATCTTGAAAAGATCTAACCTTGTGCTGCACCTCTGTTCCATGTTACACATGTGCAGCTTTGTACAACCCTAATAAAGATGAGCCGAGCCTGTTCTGTCGTCCCTGTTCTCAGGCCTTCACTCTACAGCAAGAAATAAAACTCCTGATCTAATGTTGTAATCGAATCATAATGGGATTGTTTCAGACTGGACTGTGGGCTACAGAGATCTCTGGTTTCTGTGAGGTGTGACTGGGCTGGGTGTGCAGGCTCCAACTGTTTAATTTTGTACATGCTTGGGAAGATCTCCAGAGAAATCCTGCAGACCTTTCCGAGCAGCCAGAAATAGGACAGAGTGAGAGGTGCAAAGCAGTCTGTTGGACTGCAGTGTTCACGCAGCTTGCATGCACACAGATGAAACCCACACATCCATCTTTGAAGGGTTTGCATCGCTTGTTTATTCTCATTTCATGCCGTCTGATCTACGACCAGATGTGTTCACGTTAGGGTTGACGcgtttctgatcattttaacaGCTCTGCAGAAGGTTGACTAATATCTGGACgtggaatttattgtgataatcTTGTTTTGATCTTTCTCTAATAATGCATAAAAGGGAAATATGGAACAATGTGGTGGATGTTCATATGTCTACTCCTTATCCTGTACCAACTTCCTTTCATTTGCATTTCTCTCCGTTATTCCTGGGTTAATTGGTTGGATCAAGCTGGAAGGTTTTGTGAGACAAACTAGGGGAAAAAGATTGTCAAAATAGTTTGCTGTAAGTTCCAGAAATGCTGGATGCTGTAATTCTCACAACGGTATTGCACAAAGCAGTTAAGTGGAAGCAAAATTATGCTTTCAACATTTTCTACACCTAAAACTCTGACATGGAGTTATACTCAGCCCCTTATACTCTGCTACCCCTAAATAAAAGTGTTACCAATTCCGATGAGGAGTCGCCTAAATGCAGTTATTTGTGGGGAGACAAATCTTAGCTGTtttagaggtttgttagagatgATTGGTAAATAAATGACAAGAGCACAGCCATACTTACCTAAAAAAGAATCCACAcgtttatcacaatagtaccacaaaatattgtgatacaACTTTAAGTTCGTATTGTCTACTCCTACCTTACaccatgttttctgttctgtttttttttcttttcagaattcCATTCGACACAATCTGTCCCTCCATAGCCGGTTTGTGAAAGTCCAGAATGAAGGGACAGGCAAAAGCTCTTGGTGGATAGTCAACCCGGAAGGCGGTAAAGGAGGCAAAGCTCCCCGTCGCCGGGCCGTGTCGATGGATAACAGCAAGTACATCAAGGGAGCCCGAGGACGGGCCACCAAGAAGAAAGCCTCTCTGCAAGCTGCGCAGGACGGCAGCTCTGAGAGCTCCTCCAGCCTCTCCAAATGGACGGGGAGTCCAACATCCCGCAGCAGCGACGAGCTGGACGCCTGGACAGACTTCCGCTCCCGGACCAACTCCAATGCCAGCACACTCAGCGGCCGCTTGTCCCCGATCCTGGCCAACCTGGAGCTGGATGAGGTCCCCGACGATGACTCCCCTCTATCCCCCATGCTGTACTCCAGCCCCAGCAGCATGTCCCCGTCCACTGGACCCACGGGACTCCTTGACCTGGCTGGTACGATGAACCTGAACGATGGGCTGTCAGACGACTTGATGGACAACCTTTTAGACAACATCAGCCTCACTGCAACCCAGCAACCTCCTCCTGGAGAGGAAGATCCCGGAGCCGTCAGCCAGGGAGGCTCCGTGTTTACCTTCAGCTGCGCCAGCAGCCCCTCCGGAGGATACGGGCCGAACCCTCTCTTCAGCCCCACATCCATCACAAGCTTGCGGCAGTCACCTATGCAGACCATCCAGGAGAACAAGCAGACCACCTTCACTTCCATCTCGCACTTTAGTGATCACCAGGACCTGCTGAGCCTGGACTCCCCCAGCCACAACAACGTCCTGCTCACCCAGTCTGACCCCCTGATGTCGCAGGCCAGCACCGCCATCGCCCTCCAGAACTCTCGCCGAAACGCTCTGTTGCTCCGCAAGGACCCCATGATTTCTAATCTCGGCGGAGTGGGTCAAAG
It encodes the following:
- the LOC102225439 gene encoding forkhead box protein O3-like: MAEAPLSCDEPPPNVEIDPDFEPQKRPRSCTWPLPRPESSAGKPGANDADVIPEEEDDEGGSAESGSAQKHGDSVNEPSGGGGSISQPVEIQGGPRKENGSPSSAQIPGAALCGSASQQLRKSSARRNAWGNYSYADLITQAIESSPEKRLTLSQIYDWMVRSVPYFKDKGDSNSSAGWKNSIRHNLSLHSRFVKVQNEGTGKSSWWIVNPEGGKGGKAPRRRAVSMDNSKYIKGARGRATKKKASLQAAQDGSSESSSSLSKWTGSPTSRSSDELDAWTDFRSRTNSNASTLSGRLSPILANLELDEVPDDDSPLSPMLYSSPSSMSPSTGPTGLLDLAGTMNLNDGLSDDLMDNLLDNISLTATQQPPPGEEDPGAVSQGGSVFTFSCASSPSGGYGPNPLFSPTSITSLRQSPMQTIQENKQTTFTSISHFSDHQDLLSLDSPSHNNVLLTQSDPLMSQASTAIALQNSRRNALLLRKDPMISNLGGVGQSASVPGWQAGLSTPDIDGGGHANAKPSHIKSPSKNATMQDRFPSDLDLDVFDSLEYNMDSIIRNELMEADCLDLSFDARLDYTSTQNGNRNSGSFSGAKQTSPQSWVPS